Sequence from the Tripterygium wilfordii isolate XIE 37 chromosome 10, ASM1340144v1, whole genome shotgun sequence genome:
GGCTTACTAATGTCAACTTTCACGAGCTTCGAATCAGTTGAAAGCTCCTCATAGTTCCGCTTAGTTAGGCACTTCGACCCTTCGTGAGCACTAGTATTCGAGTCGGGATCTTCTTTTGCAGTGAAGGCTAGTTTTTCCTCATCCACTTCAGTTTTGGGTTCCTCTTTCATACTTTTGTCCAAAAGCTCCTCATCGTTCCGCTTAGTTAGGCACTTCGACCCTTCGTGAGCACTAGTATTCGAGTCGGGATCTTCTTTTGCAGTGAAGGCTAGTTTTTCCTCATCCACTTCAGTTTTGGGTTCCTCTTTCATACTTTTGTCCAAAAGCTCCTCATAGTTCCGCTTAGTTAGGCACTTCGACCCTTCGTGAGCGCTAGTATTCGAGTCGGGATCTTCTTTTGCAGTGAAGGCTAGTTTTTCCTCATCCACTTCAGTTTTGGGTTCCTCTTTCATACTTTTGTCCAGCTTCGTCTCGACAGATCCACATCCATCACAAGAATAATTTCCCTTCGGGCTCGATTCTTGCTCTTTCTTGCATTCCTCCATTGATCCGTCCTCCATGTTAAAGCTAAACTCTTgctctcttttaatttcctttattGGGCTTCTTTCCACTATTTTTGCTTCTTGCTCTTTCTTAATTTCCTTTGTTGAGAAAAAATTTGATATTGTGGTCTTATTCTCCACCTTAAGTGGTATCTGCAACCATAGTGGAAATTGGTTTTTATGCAACAATATATATTCcaggaaacaaaaaatatatatataaaaggcaTCGTAGAGATGGCCTTAAGAGACACCACATACATAGAAAAACAGCAAAAGGGATAAAAACTACCAGCCTTGAGCACATGAAGAGCAAGGCCAAAAAGACATATTAAGAGTGATTGGAAGAAATGAACTAGGAGTGGCATGGTTGATAAACAATCCATTCACACCCAATTTCCAGAATACCATTGTGGAAATTGTTGATGGCTGATTCTTGTGAAAGATTAAATTTTGGAGCAAAGATGACTATCCCTATAGCTACGATTTGCTTAATCATATTGCAACTCTCAAGCCTTCACTCAACATCGCTTCAACAGATACACCACCATGTCATCATTTTCCTTCTATGTACAGCCTCTTTCACTTCAGTCAACTAAAACTATGGTATGGCAATGAACAATGTCTCGAGTCAATCATCTTAAAAAAGAATCAAGCTAAAATTAGCAGCTCCGTTCAAACTATGACAATGTTTTATTCATATTAAGGCACTTGATAATGGAAAGCCAATTTGTCTCACCTCTTTAATGCAGTCTGGTCCATCAAAAGATGTCTTACCCATTGCAGGAGTCACTGGATACCAGGCctgaacattaaaaaaaatcagcacTCAAAAAAACCAATCTAGAATGTCTCACATTTTACTAAAATATGCCATGCATCTTGTTGTATTTTAAAGATGCTTACCAAATCTGAATCTGTATATGGTTTAAGGACCATATCAAGTTTGGAAGTTGACGGCCCGTTTAGCCATAGATCAGTTGATTCCTTGTCACCCAGAATAACAGGCATCCTGTCTATAATAATAGATCAATTAGTGCTGGTTCAAAGTTATCTCCAACTTATGTGTCCCAAAttgtcaatattttttttgtggatacCCAATGGAATGAAACTCAGACACATTAATATCTAGTGATTCCAAGTTAAACTAGTTGAGATCAAAAACATCAAGTACAAAGTGGTCCAACAACTTATGATCACAAAATTTGCCTTTTTGCCCATTAAATAATCAAGCAATATGTTTTTTCTTCATCAGCAATATAAATGCATATAAAAAAGTACACTAACCGTGTAGCCACTCCAAAGTTGGTGATGAGGAAGTTGTTATTATGGTAAAGGTGTAAAGTTTTTCTCCTGGAAGAATGAATTCAATTGCATTATTGACTGAAGCAACTACAAAATGAGTAAAGCCTTTAATCtaagaagaaaagaataagTGATATCAATTAACCATCAACATTCACAACTAATCCCTGACAATTAGTAACACAACAATGAATGCAGGACATGGATAAGGACcactattcttattttttttcaccGACCAGTTTTATCAAATCAGTTTCTATAGTTAAAGTACTTGAACACAGATCaacccaaaaattaaaaatttatcgATTAGTGGATATTGTGGGATAAAAAATTATACTATACTTATAAAGAAAATACCCACCTTCAGAGTTCTCCCAAGAATCATACAGAGCAGCAAAAACGAGAGGCCTACCATCCCTAAAATGAACATAGTAGGGCTGCTTTTTAGATCCATCCTTTTTCCACTCATAGAATCTGTGAAATGGTGAAGTCATGTGACATTAGAGCATTATTcagaaatattatatataattgaaaaaaatgcTAAAGATACGCAAAAGTTGAAATCAGGAAAACCTCACCGAAATATTGGGAGCTTGCTCTCATAAAGGGTTGGTTACGACTCCATGAATGTGAAGAatgtataaatgtataattatagTTTCATATCATACTCACAAGTAGTGGAAATGGACCATATCTTATTCTAAAACTTTAGGCTCACTATGAGACCAACGCCCAATATAATAGAAATAACGGAAGAGCTCTGACCCCCATGATTGCCGTTGGAATAAACATCGTTTGGGTATCCTCTTGAGCAAACAGAGAAAATCCAAGGAAAACAAAGGTGAAACTTTTTAAGTGCATCAACCCTTCTAACTTCTAAGTGAGATCTGAAGCATAAGATAAAACATTTTTGCTATAATTTTCCAGATGAGATATCTTTACATT
This genomic interval carries:
- the LOC120007593 gene encoding abasic site processing protein HMCES isoform X1, translating into MCGRARCTLRSDDAARACHRGGSSVRTVDMDRYRPAYNVSPGRDLPVVRRDDGSSDEAVVLQCMKWGLVPSFTKKTEKPDFFKMFNARSESMREKASFRRLVPKNRCLVAVEGFYEWKKDGSKKQPYYVHFRDGRPLVFAALYDSWENSEGEKLYTFTIITTSSSPTLEWLHDRMPVILGDKESTDLWLNGPSTSKLDMVLKPYTDSDLAWYPVTPAMGKTSFDGPDCIKEIPLKVENKTTISNFFSTKEIKKEQEAKIVERSPIKEIKREQEFSFNMEDGSMEECKKEQESSPKGNYSCDGCGSVETKLDKSMKEEPKTEVDEEKLAFTAKEDPDSNTSAHEGSKCLTKRNYEELLDKSMKEEPKTEVDEEKLAFTAKEDPDSNTSAHEGSKCLTKRNDEELLDKSMKEEPKTEVDEEKLAFTAKEDPDSNTSAHEGSKCLTKRNYEELSTDSKLVKVDISKPSTSPARKKASIKNAGDKQSTLHSFFKKANTSE
- the LOC120007593 gene encoding abasic site processing protein HMCES isoform X2 produces the protein MCGRARCTLRSDDAARACHRGGSSVRTVDMDRYRPAYNVSPGRDLPVVRRDDGSSDEAVVLQCMKWGLVPSFTKKTEKPDFFKMFNARSESMREKASFRRLVPKNRCLVAVEGFYEWKKDGSKKQPYYVHFRDGRPLVFAALYDSWENSEGEKLYTFTIITTSSSPTLEWLHDRMPVILGDKESTDLWLNGPSTSKLDMVLKPYTDSDLAWYPVTPAMGKTSFDGPDCIKEIPLKVENKTTISNFFSTKEIKKEQEAKIVERSPIKEIKREQEFSFNMEDGSMEECKKEQESSPKGNYSCDGCGSVETKLDKSMKEEPKTEVDEEKLAFTAKEDPDSNTSAHEGSKCLTKRNDEELLDKSMKEEPKTEVDEEKLAFTAKEDPDSNTSAHEGSKCLTKRNYEELSTDSKLVKVDISKPSTSPARKKASIKNAGDKQSTLHSFFKKANTSE